In Salinibacterium sp. ZJ70, one DNA window encodes the following:
- the acs gene encoding acetate--CoA ligase produces MTSIDSLLTETRRFAPSPEFAADTVVSPELYARANDDRLAYWADRARELHWHKPFESVLDWTNPPFAKWFADGEINVAYNCLDRHVLEGRGDRVAIHWEGEPGDSRSFTYAELTREVKRAANALASLGVGQGDRVAVYMPLVPEALIAMLAIARLGAIHSVVFGGFSAESLRARIDDAQAKVVVTADGGYRKGKVFALKPTVDEAVSGETSIEKVLVVKRGGNDVAWTEGRDVWWHDVVDTASDEHEAQGFEAENPLFILYTSGTTGKPKGIVHTSGGYLTQAAATHHDVFDLHPEKDVFWCTADIGWITGHSYVVYGPLANGATQLIYEGTPDTPHPGRWWELIEKHKVTILYTAPTAIRSFMKLGRQIPQEFDLSSLRLLGSVGEPINPEAWIWYREVIGAGVTPIVDTWWQTETGAIMIAALPGITAVKPGSAQVPQPGIKVDILSDDGTRVDPPNGGLLTVRDPWPSMLRGIWGDPDRFVETYWEKFRDDGWRYFAGDGAHVDEDGDIWLLGRIDDVMNVSGHRLSTTEIESALVGNPMVAEAAVVGASDETTGQAVVAFVIVKQSHREEHTDEEFVTLLKSHVTQAIGAIARPRDIFIVTELPKTRSGKIMRRLLRDAAEGRQIGDTTTLADTMVMQTISDKMRTRAAV; encoded by the coding sequence ATGACCTCGATCGACAGCCTGCTCACCGAGACCCGCCGCTTCGCACCGAGCCCCGAGTTCGCCGCTGACACCGTCGTCAGCCCCGAACTCTACGCCCGCGCGAACGACGACCGTCTCGCCTACTGGGCCGACCGCGCCCGTGAGCTGCACTGGCACAAGCCCTTCGAATCCGTCCTCGATTGGACGAACCCCCCGTTCGCGAAGTGGTTCGCCGATGGCGAGATCAACGTCGCCTACAACTGCCTCGACCGCCATGTGCTCGAGGGGCGCGGCGACCGCGTCGCGATCCACTGGGAGGGCGAGCCCGGCGACAGCCGCAGCTTCACCTACGCCGAGCTCACGCGTGAGGTGAAGCGCGCCGCCAACGCCCTCGCGAGCCTCGGCGTGGGGCAGGGCGACCGCGTCGCCGTGTACATGCCGCTCGTGCCCGAAGCCCTCATCGCGATGCTCGCGATCGCCCGCCTCGGCGCGATCCACTCGGTCGTATTCGGCGGCTTCAGCGCCGAATCCCTCCGCGCCCGCATCGACGACGCCCAGGCGAAGGTCGTGGTGACGGCCGACGGCGGTTACCGCAAGGGAAAGGTCTTCGCCCTGAAGCCCACGGTCGATGAGGCCGTCTCGGGCGAGACGAGCATCGAGAAGGTGCTCGTGGTGAAGCGCGGCGGCAACGACGTCGCGTGGACCGAGGGCCGCGACGTCTGGTGGCACGACGTCGTCGACACCGCATCCGACGAGCACGAGGCGCAGGGCTTCGAGGCCGAGAACCCGCTGTTCATCCTCTACACCTCGGGCACCACCGGAAAGCCGAAGGGCATCGTCCACACGTCGGGCGGCTACCTCACGCAGGCCGCCGCGACCCACCACGACGTCTTCGACCTGCACCCCGAGAAGGACGTCTTCTGGTGCACCGCCGACATCGGCTGGATCACGGGCCACAGCTACGTCGTCTACGGCCCGCTCGCGAACGGCGCCACCCAGCTCATCTACGAAGGCACCCCCGACACCCCGCACCCGGGCCGCTGGTGGGAGCTCATCGAGAAGCACAAGGTGACGATCCTCTACACCGCGCCCACCGCGATCCGCTCGTTCATGAAGCTCGGACGCCAGATCCCGCAGGAGTTCGACCTGTCGAGCCTGCGCCTGCTCGGCTCGGTGGGCGAGCCCATCAACCCGGAGGCGTGGATCTGGTACCGCGAGGTGATCGGCGCGGGAGTCACCCCCATCGTCGATACCTGGTGGCAGACCGAGACGGGCGCGATCATGATCGCGGCGCTCCCCGGCATCACGGCCGTCAAGCCGGGCAGCGCGCAGGTGCCGCAGCCCGGCATCAAGGTCGACATCCTCTCGGATGACGGCACGCGCGTCGATCCGCCGAACGGCGGCCTGCTGACGGTCCGCGACCCGTGGCCGTCGATGCTGCGCGGCATCTGGGGCGACCCGGACCGCTTCGTCGAGACGTACTGGGAGAAGTTCCGCGACGACGGCTGGCGCTACTTCGCGGGCGACGGCGCGCACGTGGACGAGGACGGCGACATCTGGCTGCTCGGCCGCATCGACGACGTCATGAACGTCTCGGGCCACCGCCTCTCGACGACCGAGATCGAGTCGGCGCTCGTCGGCAACCCGATGGTCGCCGAGGCCGCTGTCGTCGGCGCCTCGGATGAGACCACCGGCCAGGCGGTCGTGGCGTTCGTGATCGTGAAGCAGTCGCACCGCGAGGAGCACACGGACGAGGAGTTCGTCACACTGCTGAAGTCGCATGTGACCCAGGCGATCGGTGCGATCGCCCGCCCCCGCGACATCTTCATCGTGACGGAGCTTCCGAAGACCCGCTCCGGCAAGATCATGCGCCGCCTGCTGCGCGACGCCGCCGAGGGCCGCCAGATCGGCGACACCACGACGCTCGCGGACACGATGGTGATGCAGACGATCAGCGACAAGATGCGGACGCGCGCCGCAGTCTGA
- a CDS encoding PH domain-containing protein, translating to METAPILTWTLQQEIPVPADVDSLLVEGEQAVASFKTFRDSATFTTKRLIVRDAQGITGKKVEIYSLPYNAINMWSSENAGTLDWNSEIELWTRAGHIKVKVGKGADIRRIDSLIAWAVLQH from the coding sequence ATGGAAACCGCACCGATCCTGACCTGGACTCTCCAGCAGGAGATCCCCGTACCCGCCGATGTCGACTCCCTTCTCGTCGAAGGCGAGCAGGCTGTCGCCTCGTTCAAGACCTTCCGCGACTCGGCGACCTTCACCACGAAGCGCCTCATCGTGCGCGACGCGCAGGGCATCACCGGCAAGAAGGTCGAGATCTACTCCCTCCCGTACAACGCCATCAACATGTGGTCGTCCGAGAACGCGGGCACGCTCGACTGGAATTCCGAGATCGAGCTGTGGACGCGCGCCGGGCACATCAAAGTGAAGGTCGGCAAGGGCGCCGACATCCGTCGCATCGACAGCCTGATCGCGTGGGCGGTGCTGCAGCACTGA
- a CDS encoding UDP-N-acetylmuramoyl-L-alanyl-D-glutamate--2,6-diaminopimelate ligase codes for MPMRLSGLLRDLPEGMLLNVTGDAEVLASPVERADEVQPGSVFIARRGKVVDGRELAAEAVRRGAVAIVSDVDSIDLGVPYVRVTSAQQAIGYLAASWAGWPTRKMEVTGVTGTNGKTTTTMLLRGVIGAATDAPVGLISTIGTEYGQGFIPVGLHVTTPGAPQVQDMFQQMVANGFPEALVEMSSQGLEQGRLNGIGIDSGVYTNLTHEHLDYHGTIEAYRDAKAILFERVGEMGGLSVINADDPYGAWMRDASAGARVVEYGIHSGDFRPQNVVIDGSGIRMSVDGDEYRTGLTGDFNVYNTLAAIAYGLGRGWTPETIQRGLDRVEGVDGRMQLVDEGQPFTALVDFAHTPDAYEQLFPSLRRLVAPGGRLIAVFGCAGLRDTEKRHTMPAIAAQQTDLMIMTASDPRTEPVDEILDTMEAAAAGAGAVMGESMLRIVDRGTAILTAVQAAQPGDVVVACGKGHKQSMSIGGVELPWDDRVALRLALRGVALGGLPTSPVGAPTVAEARAILAAGG; via the coding sequence ATGCCGATGCGACTCTCCGGCCTGCTCCGCGACCTTCCGGAGGGGATGCTCCTCAACGTCACCGGCGACGCCGAAGTTCTCGCGTCGCCTGTCGAGCGTGCGGACGAGGTGCAGCCGGGTTCGGTGTTCATCGCCCGCCGCGGCAAGGTCGTCGATGGCCGTGAGCTCGCCGCTGAGGCGGTGCGCCGCGGCGCGGTCGCGATCGTGAGCGACGTCGACTCGATCGACCTCGGCGTGCCCTACGTGCGTGTCACCTCCGCGCAGCAGGCGATCGGCTACCTCGCGGCGTCGTGGGCCGGCTGGCCGACGCGCAAGATGGAGGTCACGGGCGTCACCGGCACGAACGGCAAGACGACCACCACGATGCTGCTCCGCGGAGTGATCGGCGCCGCGACGGATGCCCCCGTGGGCCTCATCTCGACCATCGGCACCGAGTACGGCCAGGGCTTCATCCCCGTGGGTCTCCACGTGACCACGCCGGGCGCGCCCCAGGTGCAGGACATGTTCCAGCAGATGGTGGCGAACGGCTTCCCCGAGGCGCTCGTCGAGATGAGCAGCCAGGGTCTCGAGCAGGGGCGCCTGAACGGCATCGGCATCGATTCCGGCGTCTATACGAACCTCACGCACGAGCACCTCGACTACCACGGCACGATCGAGGCCTACCGCGACGCGAAGGCGATCCTGTTCGAGCGCGTCGGCGAGATGGGCGGACTCTCGGTCATCAACGCTGACGACCCCTATGGTGCCTGGATGCGCGACGCCTCCGCGGGCGCCCGCGTCGTCGAGTACGGCATTCACAGCGGCGACTTTCGCCCACAGAACGTCGTGATCGACGGATCCGGCATCCGGATGTCGGTCGACGGCGACGAGTACCGCACAGGGCTCACGGGCGATTTCAACGTCTACAACACGCTCGCGGCGATCGCCTACGGGCTCGGCCGGGGGTGGACGCCGGAGACGATCCAGCGCGGCCTCGATCGTGTGGAGGGCGTCGACGGGCGCATGCAGCTCGTCGACGAGGGGCAGCCGTTCACGGCGCTCGTGGACTTCGCGCACACCCCGGATGCCTACGAGCAGCTCTTCCCGTCGCTGCGGCGCCTGGTGGCACCCGGCGGGCGACTGATCGCCGTGTTCGGCTGCGCGGGGCTCCGCGACACCGAGAAGCGCCACACGATGCCCGCGATCGCCGCACAGCAGACCGACCTCATGATCATGACGGCGAGCGACCCGCGCACCGAGCCGGTCGATGAGATCCTCGACACGATGGAGGCCGCGGCGGCCGGGGCGGGTGCGGTGATGGGCGAGTCGATGCTGCGCATCGTGGATCGCGGCACCGCGATCCTCACCGCCGTGCAGGCCGCGCAGCCGGGTGACGTCGTGGTGGCGTGCGGCAAGGGGCACAAGCAGAGCATGTCGATCGGCGGCGTCGAGCTGCCGTGGGATGACCGGGTGGCACTGCGACTGGCCCTGCGCGGTGTCGCGCTGGGCGGCCTGCCGACCTCACCCGTGGGCGCGCCGACGGTCGCCGAGGCGCGCGCCATTCTGGCCGCCGGAGGCTGA
- a CDS encoding TadA family conjugal transfer-associated ATPase, translated as MSHPTPELLGPLAPYFADPDVTDVFVNPDGGVWVDRGKGAVPEPVRIPSGESRDLAVRLVAAGGRHLDEATPCGDVRLGDGIRVHGVLPPLARPGAALSIRVPRAVPLSLEGLAAGGFFARVPLDAVARLVADRANLLITGAAGSGKTTLLAALLAHASHADRIVVVEDVAELRVSHPHVVRLESRQPNLEGAGGIGLDRLVREALRMRPDRLVVGECRGLEFRELVSALNTGHDGGAGTLHANSLADVPARLEALGALVGWSPDAVARQAVSAFDTVLHLERTPEGVRRVAECGVLRIDAAGRLLAEST; from the coding sequence ATGTCGCATCCGACGCCAGAACTGCTCGGCCCGCTCGCGCCCTACTTCGCCGACCCCGACGTGACGGATGTGTTCGTCAACCCCGACGGCGGTGTGTGGGTCGACCGCGGGAAGGGAGCCGTGCCCGAGCCGGTGCGCATCCCGAGCGGGGAGTCGCGCGACCTCGCTGTGCGTCTGGTCGCGGCGGGCGGGCGGCATCTCGACGAGGCGACTCCGTGCGGCGATGTGCGCCTCGGCGACGGCATTCGCGTGCACGGGGTCCTTCCGCCGCTGGCGCGGCCAGGAGCCGCACTGTCGATCCGCGTGCCGCGTGCCGTGCCGCTGTCGCTCGAGGGCCTTGCCGCTGGCGGATTCTTCGCGCGGGTGCCGTTGGATGCGGTCGCGCGTCTCGTCGCCGATCGAGCCAACCTGCTCATCACGGGTGCCGCCGGAAGCGGCAAGACCACGCTCCTCGCCGCGCTCCTCGCGCATGCCTCCCACGCCGACCGCATCGTCGTGGTGGAGGACGTCGCCGAGCTTCGCGTCTCGCACCCGCATGTCGTGCGGCTCGAGTCGCGCCAGCCGAACCTCGAGGGTGCGGGCGGGATCGGGCTCGACCGGCTCGTGCGTGAGGCCCTGCGGATGCGCCCAGACCGGCTCGTGGTGGGGGAGTGCCGCGGGCTCGAGTTCCGCGAGCTCGTGAGCGCGCTCAACACCGGTCACGACGGCGGTGCCGGCACCCTGCACGCCAACTCGCTCGCCGATGTTCCCGCTCGTCTCGAAGCTCTCGGCGCGCTCGTGGGGTGGTCGCCGGATGCCGTCGCGCGCCAGGCCGTGAGCGCGTTCGACACCGTGCTGCACCTGGAACGCACGCCCGAGGGCGTGCGGCGGGTCGCCGAATGCGGGGTGCTGCGCATCGACGCAGCGGGGCGGCTCCTCGCGGAGTCGACATGA
- a CDS encoding metallophosphoesterase: MSAGRVAGSILGAAAVAGLATLAWGVFVERNRFTVRHETVPVLAPGSRPLTILHLSDLHMLPAQRAKQDFVRSLAALEPDLVIDTGDNLGHRDGLEGVRRALEPFAGVPGVFAHGSNDYFGPQLKNPFRYFAGPSSRGTSDENHERLDTEALNGFLGDELGWWDLNNAVRAVELKGSRIEFVGTADAHRGWDSTDEVPGSVARMREHSGWSKTDAVPPLTVGVTHAPYQRVLDAFVDVGSDVIFAGHTHGGQVRIPGRPALVTNCDIPHAQAQGLSMWHTMDGAAHLQVSAGLGTSMYAPVRFACPPEAVVVTLTAADAA; the protein is encoded by the coding sequence GTGAGTGCTGGACGGGTCGCAGGCTCGATCCTGGGGGCGGCAGCTGTCGCCGGTCTCGCCACGCTCGCGTGGGGTGTGTTCGTGGAGCGGAACCGCTTCACGGTGCGCCACGAGACCGTGCCGGTGCTCGCCCCCGGATCGCGGCCGCTCACGATCCTGCATCTGAGTGACTTGCACATGCTGCCAGCGCAGCGCGCGAAGCAGGACTTCGTGCGCTCCCTCGCGGCCCTCGAACCCGACCTCGTGATCGACACGGGTGACAACCTCGGCCACCGCGACGGACTCGAGGGCGTGCGACGCGCGCTCGAGCCGTTCGCGGGAGTGCCGGGCGTCTTCGCGCACGGCTCGAACGACTACTTCGGGCCCCAGCTGAAGAATCCCTTCCGCTACTTCGCCGGGCCCAGCTCGCGCGGCACCAGCGATGAGAACCACGAGCGGCTCGACACCGAAGCTCTCAACGGATTCCTGGGCGACGAGCTCGGCTGGTGGGACCTCAACAACGCCGTACGCGCCGTCGAGCTCAAGGGCTCGCGCATCGAGTTCGTCGGCACCGCCGACGCGCACCGCGGCTGGGACAGCACCGACGAGGTGCCGGGCTCAGTGGCGCGGATGCGCGAGCACTCGGGCTGGTCGAAGACGGACGCCGTTCCGCCGCTCACCGTGGGTGTCACGCATGCGCCCTACCAGCGCGTGCTCGACGCCTTCGTCGACGTGGGCTCCGACGTGATCTTCGCCGGCCACACCCACGGCGGCCAGGTGCGCATTCCCGGGCGCCCCGCGCTCGTCACGAACTGCGACATCCCCCACGCGCAGGCACAGGGACTCAGCATGTGGCACACGATGGACGGCGCCGCCCACCTGCAGGTGTCGGCTGGCCTCGGCACGTCGATGTATGCGCCCGTGCGGTTCGCGTGCCCGCCCGAGGCGGTCGTGGTGACGCTCACGGCAGCCGACGCCGCCTGA
- a CDS encoding type II secretion system F family protein — MKAKGDAGAPFEELAAEVHWLSVLLAAGLDPMTAVRALAEESPAWRAAAGCASPAEVPDALRGASGAGAGVPAGSGPQRAWATVAATWSVAVETGAPLAATLERSAHDLRAHADVERQIDVALAGPIATARTVAFLPLAGLGLGVLLGVDVLGIVFGSVPGAAAAALGIGGLVAGTRWNRRLIAAARIRDVHAGIGPELLALALSGGAPPDRALTLVAEAARECGVEAADAEAEATLAFARRAGVPASALLRGDAARARRVALTDGLRSAAVLGTRLLAPLAVCFLPAFVLLGVVPLILGILRDVLAAF; from the coding sequence ATGAAGGCCAAGGGTGACGCCGGTGCGCCATTCGAGGAGCTTGCCGCCGAGGTCCACTGGCTGAGCGTGCTTCTGGCGGCTGGACTCGACCCGATGACGGCCGTGCGGGCGCTCGCCGAAGAATCACCCGCGTGGCGGGCGGCGGCAGGGTGCGCGAGCCCCGCCGAAGTGCCGGATGCTCTGCGCGGTGCGTCGGGGGCGGGGGCGGGGGTGCCGGCGGGATCCGGACCGCAGCGCGCATGGGCGACGGTCGCGGCTACGTGGTCGGTCGCGGTCGAAACCGGTGCGCCGCTCGCTGCCACGCTCGAACGCTCGGCGCACGATCTGCGGGCACACGCCGATGTGGAGCGCCAGATCGACGTCGCACTCGCAGGCCCCATCGCGACGGCGCGCACGGTCGCCTTCCTGCCGCTCGCCGGCTTGGGGCTCGGTGTGCTGCTCGGCGTGGATGTGCTCGGCATCGTTTTCGGCAGCGTCCCCGGCGCCGCCGCGGCGGCGCTGGGCATCGGCGGTCTCGTGGCGGGCACGCGCTGGAACCGCAGGCTCATCGCGGCGGCGCGCATCCGCGACGTGCACGCGGGCATCGGACCTGAGCTGCTTGCGCTTGCGCTGTCGGGCGGGGCGCCACCCGACCGCGCGCTCACGCTCGTGGCCGAGGCGGCGCGCGAATGCGGGGTGGAGGCCGCGGATGCGGAAGCGGAAGCGACGCTCGCATTCGCGCGGCGGGCGGGCGTTCCCGCATCCGCGCTGCTGCGGGGGGATGCCGCCCGCGCTCGCCGGGTGGCCCTCACGGATGGGCTGCGGTCCGCGGCGGTGCTCGGCACGCGCCTGCTCGCACCGCTCGCCGTCTGCTTCCTCCCCGCTTTCGTGCTCCTCGGCGTCGTGCCGCTCATCCTCGGTATTCTGCGCGACGTGCTCGCAGCGTTCTGA
- a CDS encoding RidA family protein → MSIADRLTELGLALPPVAAPVAAYVPAVVSGNHVYTSGQLPMVGGVLPATGKVGAEVSAEEAKEFARVCALNALAAAESVIGSLDRVTKVVKVVGFVSSAPEFTGQPGVVNGASELLGEIFGEIGVHARSAVGVAVLPLDAPVEVELLLEFA, encoded by the coding sequence GTGAGCATCGCCGACCGTCTGACCGAACTGGGGCTTGCGCTGCCCCCTGTCGCTGCCCCCGTGGCCGCATACGTGCCCGCCGTCGTCTCGGGCAACCACGTCTACACCTCGGGCCAGCTGCCCATGGTGGGCGGCGTGCTGCCTGCCACCGGCAAGGTCGGCGCCGAGGTCTCCGCGGAGGAGGCGAAGGAGTTCGCCCGCGTCTGCGCGCTCAACGCCCTCGCGGCCGCCGAGTCGGTGATCGGGTCGCTCGATCGCGTGACGAAGGTCGTCAAGGTCGTCGGCTTCGTGTCGTCCGCGCCGGAGTTCACGGGCCAGCCGGGCGTCGTCAACGGCGCGTCCGAGCTGCTCGGCGAGATCTTCGGCGAGATCGGCGTGCACGCGCGGTCGGCTGTCGGCGTCGCGGTGCTGCCGCTCGACGCGCCCGTCGAGGTGGAGCTGCTGCTCGAGTTCGCCTGA
- a CDS encoding helix-turn-helix transcriptional regulator: MRNSLPDLRRDRGWSQQRLADELGVSRQTIISIERGRFDPSLPLAFRIARAFELPIEQIFDAADE, translated from the coding sequence GTGCGCAACAGCCTCCCCGACCTGCGGCGGGACCGCGGATGGTCGCAGCAGCGGCTCGCCGACGAACTGGGCGTCTCCCGGCAGACGATCATCTCGATCGAACGCGGGCGCTTCGATCCCTCCCTGCCGCTGGCGTTCCGCATCGCGCGCGCATTCGAACTGCCGATCGAGCAGATCTTCGACGCCGCCGACGAATGA
- a CDS encoding thymidine kinase has product MAKLYFRYGAMNSGKSTALLQAAYNYEERGHEVLLAKPAIDSKGDDEIVSRLGVSRTVDFTIAPGDDLLELFTRERASAVEKRGREISCLLLDEAQFLSEGQVDDLLRIAIQLSIPVLAYGIRTDFQTVAFPGSRRLLEIAHSLEELKTICRCGRKAVFNARKVGDQFVFDGDQVAIDGVGAGYESLCGACYLEESGGVLNRGWRPKLDFSYKDAPDPDFM; this is encoded by the coding sequence GTGGCGAAGCTGTACTTCCGTTACGGAGCGATGAACTCCGGAAAGAGCACCGCGCTCCTGCAGGCCGCGTACAACTATGAGGAGCGCGGCCACGAGGTGCTCCTGGCGAAACCTGCGATCGATTCGAAGGGCGACGACGAGATCGTGTCGCGACTCGGCGTCTCGCGCACCGTCGATTTCACGATCGCCCCGGGCGACGATCTGCTGGAGCTGTTCACGCGCGAACGAGCATCGGCTGTCGAGAAGCGCGGCCGCGAGATCAGCTGCCTGCTGCTGGATGAGGCGCAGTTCCTCAGCGAAGGTCAGGTCGACGATCTGCTGCGCATCGCCATCCAGTTGAGCATCCCCGTGCTCGCCTACGGGATCCGCACCGACTTCCAGACGGTCGCGTTCCCCGGCAGCCGTCGGCTTCTCGAGATCGCCCATTCGCTCGAGGAGCTGAAGACGATCTGCCGCTGCGGTCGCAAGGCGGTCTTCAATGCGCGCAAGGTGGGTGACCAGTTCGTCTTCGACGGCGACCAGGTGGCGATCGACGGCGTCGGTGCCGGCTATGAGTCGCTGTGCGGCGCGTGCTACCTGGAGGAGTCGGGCGGCGTTCTCAATCGCGGGTGGCGCCCCAAGCTCGACTTCAGCTACAAGGATGCGCCGGATCCCGACTTCATGTGA
- a CDS encoding transglycosylase domain-containing protein has protein sequence MPAQRSSATSLFGAGLGLIGFSAIAGLLVTVMVAPAIAVTGMTAANSVNVFNDLPEHITLESQPQRNQFIAYEADGTEVHVADLFDQNREDVPLDQMDQDLIWAAIDGEDRRFYEHGGVDIPSVARAALGQVTGNDAGGASTLTMQLVRNILVSRAENTPLSATYTKEMRDEEVKAATWPDMGRKLKEMKYAISLEKQYTKEEILAAYLNIVLMGGTTYGVEAGAQRYFGTTASELTPAQAASLIAIVQYPSARNLGNPENYEKNRERRDIILYWMHKEGHLTDDEYAEAKATPVDETTVMNNAPRNGCTSAPEHLRFPCDYALKSIYNGEVPALGATKAQQLENWKKGGYTVVLSVVPSLNAVATQTAAQYADPGETRMQLGAGVSSVEVGSGRILVMAQNKTFDDTGAGDKQITTAVNFSADASHGANKGAQPGSTYKPFTLLAFLAAGHGAMETFDASVLKMPMSAFRDTCNAGGVWGGPDYTFRNDSGERGLYNTIRGTAASVNSVFLQMAAELDQCEIRDMARSLGVHRADGAPDGSDLYTNPSCALGGCDNNLSPLTISAAYAAIANQGTYCKPIIIDRILTQSGEDIGGQPISCNPSLASPAVANTAAHAMAQVMTGGTGSASNPRDGTPYIGKTGTANKAQNTWMAGTSTRVSTAVWVGNISGNQSLRAISVKGVYGGTIRHRIFKPIAQAIDGIYPGSAFPGPDQSLMTGTPVIVPDNLVGGTPEQAMQALKLAKLTYEDGGEVDSDLPKGTVAATDPGSGASVPKGSAVRVFTSNGQATSVPDVAGKSFSDAWNALQSAGFTNVTQACEASSPSDPPSSLDTVVAQNPAAGSVVNKANEVRLTVRKANCGGPGGGGGPGGGGPGSP, from the coding sequence ATGCCCGCTCAAAGATCATCGGCTACGAGTCTGTTCGGGGCCGGTCTCGGCCTCATCGGATTCAGCGCCATCGCCGGTCTGCTCGTCACCGTCATGGTCGCACCCGCGATCGCCGTGACCGGCATGACCGCCGCGAATTCGGTGAACGTGTTCAACGACCTCCCCGAGCACATCACGCTCGAATCCCAGCCGCAGCGCAACCAGTTCATCGCGTACGAAGCGGACGGCACCGAGGTGCACGTCGCCGACCTCTTCGACCAGAACCGCGAAGACGTGCCGCTGGACCAGATGGATCAGGACCTCATCTGGGCCGCCATCGACGGTGAGGACCGCCGCTTCTACGAGCACGGCGGCGTCGACATCCCGTCCGTCGCGCGCGCCGCGCTCGGCCAGGTCACCGGCAACGACGCGGGTGGCGCCTCGACACTCACCATGCAGCTCGTGCGCAACATCCTCGTCTCGCGTGCCGAGAACACGCCGCTCTCCGCGACATACACCAAGGAGATGCGCGACGAGGAGGTCAAGGCCGCCACGTGGCCCGACATGGGCCGCAAGCTCAAGGAGATGAAGTACGCGATCTCCCTGGAGAAGCAGTACACCAAGGAGGAGATCCTCGCCGCCTACCTCAACATCGTGCTCATGGGCGGCACGACGTACGGCGTCGAGGCCGGCGCTCAGCGCTACTTCGGCACCACGGCGAGCGAGCTGACACCCGCGCAGGCCGCGAGCCTCATCGCGATCGTGCAGTACCCCTCCGCGCGCAACCTCGGCAACCCCGAGAACTACGAGAAGAACCGCGAGCGCCGCGACATCATCCTGTACTGGATGCACAAGGAGGGTCACCTCACCGACGACGAGTACGCCGAAGCGAAGGCGACCCCGGTCGACGAGACCACCGTCATGAACAACGCTCCGCGCAACGGCTGCACCTCGGCGCCTGAGCACCTGCGCTTCCCGTGCGACTACGCACTCAAGTCGATCTACAACGGCGAGGTTCCCGCCCTCGGCGCGACCAAGGCACAGCAGCTGGAGAACTGGAAGAAGGGCGGCTACACGGTCGTCCTGTCGGTCGTGCCCAGCCTCAACGCCGTCGCCACGCAGACCGCCGCTCAGTACGCCGACCCGGGGGAGACCCGGATGCAGCTGGGTGCGGGCGTCTCGAGCGTCGAGGTGGGCTCCGGCCGCATCCTCGTGATGGCGCAGAACAAGACCTTCGACGACACCGGTGCAGGCGATAAGCAGATCACCACGGCCGTCAACTTCTCCGCCGATGCGTCGCACGGCGCGAACAAGGGCGCGCAGCCCGGATCGACGTACAAGCCGTTCACGCTCCTCGCGTTCCTCGCGGCCGGTCACGGCGCGATGGAGACGTTCGATGCGAGCGTCCTCAAGATGCCCATGTCGGCGTTCCGCGACACCTGCAACGCCGGCGGCGTCTGGGGCGGACCCGACTACACCTTCCGCAACGACTCCGGCGAGCGCGGGCTCTACAACACCATCCGCGGAACCGCGGCGTCGGTGAACTCCGTCTTCCTTCAGATGGCGGCCGAGCTCGACCAGTGCGAGATCCGCGATATGGCCCGCTCGCTCGGCGTGCACCGCGCCGACGGTGCGCCCGACGGCTCCGACCTGTACACGAACCCCTCGTGCGCGCTCGGTGGATGCGACAACAACCTGTCGCCGCTCACCATCTCGGCCGCGTACGCGGCGATCGCCAACCAGGGCACCTACTGCAAGCCGATCATCATCGACCGCATCCTCACCCAGTCGGGCGAGGACATCGGCGGCCAGCCGATCAGCTGCAACCCGAGCCTCGCCTCGCCCGCTGTCGCGAACACCGCGGCCCACGCGATGGCGCAGGTGATGACGGGCGGTACAGGTAGCGCCTCGAACCCGCGCGACGGCACCCCCTACATCGGCAAGACCGGAACGGCGAACAAGGCCCAGAACACCTGGATGGCCGGAACCTCCACGCGCGTCTCGACCGCCGTGTGGGTCGGCAACATCAGCGGCAACCAGAGCCTGCGTGCCATCAGCGTGAAGGGCGTCTACGGCGGCACCATCCGTCACCGCATCTTCAAGCCCATCGCGCAGGCGATCGACGGCATCTACCCGGGAAGCGCCTTCCCCGGCCCCGACCAGTCGCTCATGACCGGAACGCCCGTGATCGTGCCCGACAACCTCGTCGGCGGCACCCCGGAGCAGGCGATGCAGGCACTCAAGCTCGCCAAGCTCACCTACGAGGACGGCGGCGAGGTTGACTCCGATCTGCCCAAGGGCACCGTCGCCGCGACCGACCCGGGCTCGGGTGCATCGGTTCCGAAGGGATCCGCGGTGCGCGTGTTCACCTCGAACGGTCAGGCCACGAGCGTGCCCGACGTCGCCGGCAAGTCGTTCAGCGACGCATGGAACGCCCTGCAGAGCGCAGGGTTCACGAATGTGACGCAGGCGTGTGAGGCATCGAGCCCCTCCGATCCCCCGTCGAGCCTCGACACCGTCGTGGCCCAGAACCCCGCAGCAGGCTCGGTCGTGAATAAAGCCAACGAGGTGCGCCTCACCGTGCGCAAGGCGAACTGCGGCGGTCCGGGCGGCGGAGGCGGTCCGGGCGGCGGCGGGCCCGGCAGCCCGTGA